One genomic segment of Lampris incognitus isolate fLamInc1 chromosome 2, fLamInc1.hap2, whole genome shotgun sequence includes these proteins:
- the LOC130108522 gene encoding ATP-dependent RNA helicase DDX19B isoform X2, whose product MATDSWALAVDEQEAAAESIGNLQIKEKPEENDSSSEAAKTESDGGNKATDDDDKEDKAAQSLLNKLIRSNLVNTTNQVEVLQRDPNSPLYSVKSFEELRLKPQLLQGVYGMGFNRPSKIQENALPMMLAEPPQNLIAQSQSGTGKTAAFVLAMLSHVDPNNRYPQCLCVSPTYELALQTGKVIEQMGKHYPEVKLVYAIRGNKLQRGMKLQEQIVIGTPGTMLDWCLKFKFIDPKKIKVFVLDEADVMIATQGHQDQSIRIQRVLPKNCQMLLFSATFEESVWKFAQRIVPDPNIIKLKREEETLDTIKQYYVLCNSKEEKFHALCNIYGAITIAQAMIFCHTRKTAGWLAGELSREGHQVALLSGEMQVEQRAAVIERFRDGKEKVLVTTNVCARGIDVEQVSVVINFDLPVDKDGNPDNETYLHRIGRTGRFGKRGLAINMVDSKFSMNILNRIQEHFNKKIEKLDTDDLDEIEKIAS is encoded by the exons ATGGCTACAGATTCCTGGGCCCTGGCGGTGGACGAGCAAGAAGCCGCGGCCGAGTCG ATTGGTAACTTGCAAATTAAAGAGAAACCAGAAGAAAATG ACTCTAGCAGTGAAGCAGCGAAGACAGAATCGGATGGGGGCAACAAGGccacagatgatgatgataaag AGGACAAAGCAGCCCAGTCCCTGTTGAACAAGTTGATCCGTAGTAATCTTGTCAACACTACCAACCAAGTGGAAGTTCTGCAAAGGGATCCGAATTCCCCACTCTACTCTGTTAAGTCATTTGAAGAGCTCCGACT CAAACCTCAGCTGCTTCAAGGCGTGTATGGCATGGGCTTCAACCGACCTTCCAAAATCCAAGAAAATGCCTTGCCCATGATGCTAGCTGAACC TCCACAGAATCTGATTGCCCAGTCACAGTCAGGAACAGGTAAAACCGCTGCCTTTGTCCTGGCCATGCTGAGCCACGTAGACCCCAACAATAGATACCCCCAG TGCCTATGTGTGTCACCCACCTATGAGCTGGCACTTCAGACTGGCAAGGTTATTGAGCAAATGGGAAAACATTACCCTGAAGTCAAGCTGGTCTATGCCATCAGAGGCAACAAGT TGCAGCGGGGCATGAAGTTGCAGGAGCAGATAGTAATCGGCACCCCTGGTACAATGCTAGACTGGTGTCTCAAGTTCAAGTTCATAGACCCTAAGAAGATCAAGGTGTTTGTTCTGGACGAGGCTGATGTCATGATTGCCACACAGGGTCACCAGGACCAGAGCATCCGCATTCAGag GGTGCTACCCAAGAACTGCCAGATGCTGCTTTTCTCAGCTACCTTCGAGGAGTCTGTATGGAAGTTTGCCCAGCGCATTGTGCCTGACCCCAACATCATCAAGCTTAAGCGAGAGGAGGAGACGTTAGACACCATCAAACAGTACTATGTGCTATGTAACAGCAAAGAGGAGAAGTTCCATGCTCTCTGCAACATCTACGGAGCCATCACCATAGCCCAGGCCATGATCTTCTGCCAT ACAAGGAAGACAGCAGGCTGGCTTGCTGGAGAGCTGTCCAGAGAAGGCCACCAGGTGGCACTCCTCAGCGGAGAGATGCAAGTGGAACAGAGGGCCGCTGTCATCGAACGCTTCAGGGATGGCAAAGAAAAAGTCCTGGTCACCACAAATGTTTGTGCACGAG GAATCGATGTTGAGCAGGTTTCTGTGGTGATCAATTTTGACCTACCTGTGGATAAGGACGGTAACCCAGACAATGAGACATACCTGCACAGGATTGGACGCACAGGTCGGTTCGGCAAAAGGGGACTGGCCATCAACATGGTGGACAGCAAGTTCAGTATGAATATCCTCAACAGAATCCAGGAACATTTCA ACAAGAAAATTGAGAAACTAGACACAGACGATCTAGATGAAATTGAAAAGATTGCCAGCTAA
- the LOC130108522 gene encoding ATP-dependent RNA helicase DDX19B isoform X1, protein MATDSWALAVDEQEAAAESIGNLQIKEKPEENGTSANTTDSSSEAAKTESDGGNKATDDDDKEDKAAQSLLNKLIRSNLVNTTNQVEVLQRDPNSPLYSVKSFEELRLKPQLLQGVYGMGFNRPSKIQENALPMMLAEPPQNLIAQSQSGTGKTAAFVLAMLSHVDPNNRYPQCLCVSPTYELALQTGKVIEQMGKHYPEVKLVYAIRGNKLQRGMKLQEQIVIGTPGTMLDWCLKFKFIDPKKIKVFVLDEADVMIATQGHQDQSIRIQRVLPKNCQMLLFSATFEESVWKFAQRIVPDPNIIKLKREEETLDTIKQYYVLCNSKEEKFHALCNIYGAITIAQAMIFCHTRKTAGWLAGELSREGHQVALLSGEMQVEQRAAVIERFRDGKEKVLVTTNVCARGIDVEQVSVVINFDLPVDKDGNPDNETYLHRIGRTGRFGKRGLAINMVDSKFSMNILNRIQEHFNKKIEKLDTDDLDEIEKIAS, encoded by the exons ATGGCTACAGATTCCTGGGCCCTGGCGGTGGACGAGCAAGAAGCCGCGGCCGAGTCG ATTGGTAACTTGCAAATTAAAGAGAAACCAGAAGAAAATG GTACCTCTGCAAATACAACAGACTCTAGCAGTGAAGCAGCGAAGACAGAATCGGATGGGGGCAACAAGGccacagatgatgatgataaag AGGACAAAGCAGCCCAGTCCCTGTTGAACAAGTTGATCCGTAGTAATCTTGTCAACACTACCAACCAAGTGGAAGTTCTGCAAAGGGATCCGAATTCCCCACTCTACTCTGTTAAGTCATTTGAAGAGCTCCGACT CAAACCTCAGCTGCTTCAAGGCGTGTATGGCATGGGCTTCAACCGACCTTCCAAAATCCAAGAAAATGCCTTGCCCATGATGCTAGCTGAACC TCCACAGAATCTGATTGCCCAGTCACAGTCAGGAACAGGTAAAACCGCTGCCTTTGTCCTGGCCATGCTGAGCCACGTAGACCCCAACAATAGATACCCCCAG TGCCTATGTGTGTCACCCACCTATGAGCTGGCACTTCAGACTGGCAAGGTTATTGAGCAAATGGGAAAACATTACCCTGAAGTCAAGCTGGTCTATGCCATCAGAGGCAACAAGT TGCAGCGGGGCATGAAGTTGCAGGAGCAGATAGTAATCGGCACCCCTGGTACAATGCTAGACTGGTGTCTCAAGTTCAAGTTCATAGACCCTAAGAAGATCAAGGTGTTTGTTCTGGACGAGGCTGATGTCATGATTGCCACACAGGGTCACCAGGACCAGAGCATCCGCATTCAGag GGTGCTACCCAAGAACTGCCAGATGCTGCTTTTCTCAGCTACCTTCGAGGAGTCTGTATGGAAGTTTGCCCAGCGCATTGTGCCTGACCCCAACATCATCAAGCTTAAGCGAGAGGAGGAGACGTTAGACACCATCAAACAGTACTATGTGCTATGTAACAGCAAAGAGGAGAAGTTCCATGCTCTCTGCAACATCTACGGAGCCATCACCATAGCCCAGGCCATGATCTTCTGCCAT ACAAGGAAGACAGCAGGCTGGCTTGCTGGAGAGCTGTCCAGAGAAGGCCACCAGGTGGCACTCCTCAGCGGAGAGATGCAAGTGGAACAGAGGGCCGCTGTCATCGAACGCTTCAGGGATGGCAAAGAAAAAGTCCTGGTCACCACAAATGTTTGTGCACGAG GAATCGATGTTGAGCAGGTTTCTGTGGTGATCAATTTTGACCTACCTGTGGATAAGGACGGTAACCCAGACAATGAGACATACCTGCACAGGATTGGACGCACAGGTCGGTTCGGCAAAAGGGGACTGGCCATCAACATGGTGGACAGCAAGTTCAGTATGAATATCCTCAACAGAATCCAGGAACATTTCA ACAAGAAAATTGAGAAACTAGACACAGACGATCTAGATGAAATTGAAAAGATTGCCAGCTAA